In Cerasicoccus sp. TK19100, one DNA window encodes the following:
- the feoB gene encoding ferrous iron transport protein B has product MTVSAAPAPAQRAKQIALIGNPNTGKTSLFNCLTGMRQRVGNYPGVTVEKKMGIVQLDGGPATLIDLPGAYSLSASSLDERVAVDVLSGHLPGINKPDAVVCVVDATNLKRNLFLALQIAELGMPMVIALNMSDGLEQRGQTIDTAVLEKRLGVPVVATVARKSVGIAELRDAINTAIAQERCLAPMTWPAEVNEAVKDIQAAAEGHTAVPLTELEIRRMLFDAGSAVMERVQSQGEAVRQAVNQGREKLRKLGLNPMAAEAVLSYKHLDKLLEGVVRQASEPKREKSESIDKLLLHRGWGLVIFAAMMYVVFQSVYTWAGPLMDLVDAGKGWVQALVGGWLEPWPMLGSLMTDGIIEGVGAFVIFLPQILILFFFIALLEDTGYMARAAFLMDRLFGWCGLNGKSFVPMLSGYACAIPGILAARTIEDPKARIVTILLTPLMSCSARLPVYILLIGAFVEPRYGPFIAGLSLFVMHIVGLLVAVPAAWVLTRFVVKTKPQPFVLEMPTYRVPRLQDVLYRMGIAGKEFVTRAGTVILAITVIVWALLYFPRSESLEQQVTEDFIVHQAALAQVGADAIETQLADPDSELSAELTNAIDAAYINQSYMARIGKTIQPIFAPAGFDWKITVGVVASFPAREVIISTLGIIYSLGGDVDEESPSLTATLANAEWPDGPKAGQPIFTLPVAFAIMVFFALCQQCGATVAVMAKEIGWSWAIGSFVAMTSIAWVGAVIVYQVGTAIGL; this is encoded by the coding sequence GTGACCGTCTCCGCTGCCCCAGCCCCGGCCCAGCGCGCGAAACAAATCGCGCTCATTGGCAACCCTAACACCGGCAAAACCTCCCTTTTCAACTGCCTGACCGGCATGCGTCAGCGCGTGGGCAACTACCCGGGCGTCACCGTCGAGAAAAAGATGGGCATTGTCCAACTGGACGGCGGCCCGGCGACGCTGATCGACCTGCCCGGTGCCTACAGCCTTTCGGCCAGCTCACTCGATGAGCGCGTGGCGGTGGATGTCCTCAGCGGCCACCTGCCCGGCATCAACAAGCCCGATGCGGTCGTCTGCGTAGTCGATGCGACCAACCTGAAGCGCAACCTGTTCCTGGCCCTGCAAATCGCCGAGCTGGGCATGCCGATGGTGATCGCGCTCAACATGTCCGACGGCCTGGAGCAGCGCGGCCAGACCATTGATACCGCCGTGCTGGAAAAGCGCCTCGGCGTGCCAGTCGTCGCCACCGTTGCCCGCAAAAGCGTGGGCATCGCCGAGCTTCGCGACGCGATCAACACCGCCATTGCGCAAGAGCGCTGCCTCGCGCCGATGACCTGGCCCGCAGAGGTCAACGAGGCCGTAAAAGACATTCAGGCAGCGGCAGAAGGCCACACGGCCGTCCCGCTGACCGAGCTGGAAATCCGCCGCATGCTTTTTGATGCCGGTTCCGCCGTCATGGAGCGCGTGCAAAGCCAGGGCGAGGCCGTTCGCCAAGCCGTCAACCAGGGCCGCGAAAAGCTCCGCAAGCTGGGGCTCAACCCCATGGCGGCCGAGGCAGTGCTCAGCTACAAGCATTTGGACAAGCTGCTCGAAGGCGTGGTCCGCCAAGCCAGCGAACCCAAGCGCGAGAAGAGCGAGTCCATCGACAAGTTGCTGCTGCACCGTGGCTGGGGTCTGGTGATTTTTGCCGCGATGATGTACGTGGTTTTCCAGTCGGTTTACACCTGGGCGGGCCCGCTGATGGACCTTGTCGACGCCGGCAAAGGCTGGGTGCAGGCACTGGTCGGCGGTTGGCTGGAGCCCTGGCCAATGCTCGGCAGCCTGATGACCGACGGCATTATCGAAGGCGTGGGCGCATTCGTGATTTTCCTGCCGCAGATCCTCATTTTGTTCTTCTTCATCGCGCTGCTGGAAGACACCGGCTACATGGCGCGCGCGGCGTTTTTGATGGACCGCCTCTTTGGCTGGTGCGGGCTCAACGGCAAGAGCTTTGTGCCCATGCTCTCCGGCTACGCCTGCGCGATCCCCGGCATCCTGGCGGCCCGCACGATTGAGGACCCCAAGGCCCGCATCGTGACGATCCTGCTGACGCCGCTGATGAGCTGCTCGGCGCGGCTCCCCGTTTACATCCTGCTGATCGGGGCCTTTGTCGAGCCGCGCTACGGGCCGTTTATCGCCGGGCTGTCGCTGTTTGTCATGCACATCGTGGGTCTGCTGGTGGCCGTTCCCGCCGCCTGGGTGCTGACACGGTTCGTCGTCAAAACCAAGCCGCAGCCCTTCGTTCTGGAAATGCCGACCTACCGCGTGCCGCGCCTGCAAGACGTGCTTTACCGCATGGGCATCGCGGGCAAGGAATTCGTTACCCGGGCGGGCACGGTGATCCTCGCGATCACGGTCATCGTCTGGGCGCTGCTTTATTTTCCGCGCTCCGAGTCACTGGAGCAGCAAGTCACCGAGGACTTCATCGTGCATCAAGCTGCCTTGGCGCAAGTCGGCGCAGATGCAATCGAGACCCAATTGGCCGACCCGGATTCGGAACTTTCCGCCGAATTGACCAACGCCATTGACGCGGCCTACATCAACCAGAGCTACATGGCGCGCATTGGCAAAACGATCCAGCCCATCTTCGCGCCAGCCGGCTTCGACTGGAAGATCACCGTGGGCGTAGTGGCCAGCTTCCCCGCGCGTGAGGTGATCATCTCCACGCTCGGCATTATTTACAGCCTCGGAGGCGACGTGGACGAGGAATCGCCCAGCCTGACCGCCACTCTCGCCAACGCCGAGTGGCCGGATGGCCCCAAGGCCGGCCAACCCATTTTCACGCTCCCGGTTGCCTTCGCGATTATGGTGTTTTTCGCGCTGTGCCAGCAGTGTGGAGCCACCGTCGCCGTCATGGCCAAGGAGATTGGCTGGAGCTGGGCGATCGGCAGCTTTGTCGCCATGACGAGCATTGCCTGGGTTGGCGCGGTCATCGTTTATCAGGTCGGAACCGCCATCGGATTATAG
- a CDS encoding FeoA family protein — protein MRLDQLKIGRRCRVTTINFNHAVSQRLANFGLLPGQEIQMSQVAPLGDPIAITFAGQKISLRRREAALVEVEPVGA, from the coding sequence ATGCGCCTAGATCAGTTAAAAATCGGCCGCCGTTGCCGGGTGACCACCATCAACTTCAACCACGCTGTCAGCCAGCGATTGGCGAATTTTGGGCTGCTCCCGGGCCAGGAAATCCAGATGTCGCAAGTCGCGCCCTTGGGCGATCCGATCGCGATCACCTTCGCCGGGCAAAAGATCAGCCTCCGCCGCCGCGAAGCCGCCCTGGTCGAAGTAGAGCCCGTTGGCGCGTAA
- a CDS encoding DUF420 domain-containing protein, which translates to MTSDLLHALPAINASLNGLATLLLTVGFVLIKLDREKNMKAHRAMMLSAFTVSVVFLICYLLHKGLRAGAGEAVNTSFAGEGIWRWIYYPMLISHVLLAMVIVPLIFVTLWHAFKGRYQKHQKWAKWTFPLWYYVSVTGVLVYFFLYQWFPPA; encoded by the coding sequence ATGACCTCTGACCTCCTCCATGCCCTGCCCGCCATCAACGCCTCGCTCAACGGCTTGGCGACGCTGCTGCTGACCGTCGGCTTCGTCCTGATCAAGCTCGACCGCGAGAAAAACATGAAGGCCCACCGCGCCATGATGCTCTCGGCCTTCACGGTGTCGGTCGTGTTCCTGATCTGCTACCTGCTGCACAAGGGGCTGCGCGCGGGTGCAGGTGAAGCAGTCAATACCAGCTTTGCTGGCGAGGGTATCTGGCGGTGGATCTATTACCCAATGCTGATTAGCCACGTCCTGCTGGCGATGGTCATCGTGCCGCTGATTTTCGTGACCCTCTGGCACGCCTTCAAGGGGCGCTATCAAAAGCACCAAAAATGGGCCAAGTGGACCTTCCCCCTGTGGTATTACGTGAGCGTGACCGGCGTGTTGGTGTATTTTTTCCTGTATCAGTGGTTTCCCCCAGCTTAG
- the glpK gene encoding glycerol kinase GlpK, whose product MPKRYLLALDQGTTSSRAIVFNADGEAVASAQKEFPQYFPESGWVEHDPNEIWSSQNAVAAEALGQAGLRGRDLAGVGITNQRETTIVWDRQTGKPVHRAIVWQDRRTADFCDKLKKSGKAKAILEKTGLVLDPYFSGTKVRWILDNVDGAREQAERGELCFGTVDSWLIWNLTGGEVHATDPSNASRTLLFNIHTGEWDDELLKWLGVPREMLPEVRPSSGDFGQCADFGGAAIAGVAGDQHAALFGQTCFKKGTAKNTYGTGCFLLQQTGEKPVTSKNNLLTTVAWQTKGRRRKYALEGSVFVGGAVIQWLRDGLRMIHTASESEPLAASVKDTGGVMLVPAFTGLGAPHWDPAARGTIVGLTRGTTAAHICRAALESIAFQSAELLEAMNADSGIPLKELRVDGGASNNDLLMQFQADLLGAPVIRPKNTETTALGAAYLAGLATGAFENEQAIEAQWQIDRTFEPQIKRDEAESKMALWRDAVKRAKGWPG is encoded by the coding sequence ATGCCAAAACGTTACCTCCTCGCCCTCGACCAGGGCACCACCAGCTCACGAGCGATTGTTTTTAATGCCGACGGTGAGGCCGTCGCCTCCGCGCAAAAGGAGTTCCCGCAGTATTTCCCCGAATCCGGCTGGGTCGAGCACGACCCCAACGAAATCTGGTCCAGCCAAAATGCGGTTGCCGCCGAGGCGCTCGGGCAGGCCGGGCTTCGTGGGCGCGACCTCGCGGGCGTGGGCATCACCAACCAGCGCGAAACCACCATTGTGTGGGACCGCCAAACCGGCAAACCCGTCCACCGCGCCATCGTGTGGCAGGATCGCCGCACCGCCGACTTTTGCGACAAACTGAAAAAGTCGGGCAAGGCCAAGGCGATTCTGGAAAAGACCGGCCTGGTGCTCGACCCGTATTTCTCCGGCACCAAGGTCCGCTGGATTCTCGACAATGTCGACGGCGCACGCGAGCAGGCCGAGCGCGGCGAACTATGCTTTGGCACCGTGGATTCGTGGCTGATTTGGAATCTGACCGGCGGCGAGGTCCACGCGACCGACCCCTCCAACGCCAGCCGCACGCTGTTGTTTAACATCCACACGGGTGAGTGGGACGATGAACTGCTCAAGTGGCTCGGTGTGCCCCGCGAAATGCTACCCGAGGTGCGCCCGTCGTCGGGAGATTTCGGGCAATGCGCGGACTTCGGCGGTGCGGCGATTGCCGGGGTGGCGGGAGACCAGCATGCGGCGCTCTTTGGCCAGACCTGTTTCAAAAAAGGCACGGCCAAGAACACCTACGGCACCGGCTGTTTCCTGCTCCAGCAAACGGGGGAAAAACCGGTTACCTCCAAGAATAATTTGCTCACCACCGTGGCTTGGCAGACTAAAGGCCGCCGCCGTAAATATGCGCTCGAAGGCAGCGTGTTCGTCGGCGGGGCGGTGATTCAATGGCTGCGCGACGGCCTGCGGATGATCCATACCGCCAGCGAAAGTGAGCCGCTCGCGGCCAGCGTGAAGGACACCGGCGGCGTGATGCTGGTGCCGGCCTTTACTGGCTTGGGTGCGCCCCACTGGGACCCCGCCGCGCGCGGAACCATCGTCGGCCTGACTCGTGGCACGACGGCCGCCCACATTTGCCGCGCGGCGCTGGAGTCGATTGCGTTTCAAAGCGCTGAGCTGCTGGAGGCCATGAACGCGGACAGCGGGATTCCGCTTAAGGAGCTCCGCGTCGACGGCGGTGCTTCCAATAACGACCTGCTGATGCAATTTCAGGCCGACCTGCTGGGCGCGCCAGTGATCCGCCCCAAAAATACCGAAACGACCGCCCTCGGCGCGGCATATCTTGCGGGGCTGGCGACGGGCGCCTTCGAAAACGAGCAAGCCATCGAGGCCCAGTGGCAGATTGACCGCACCTTCGAACCGCAGATTAAGCGCGACGAGGCTGAGTCCAAAATGGCCCTCTGGCGCGACGCAGTCAAACGCGCGAAGGGCTGGCCGGGATAG
- a CDS encoding type I phosphomannose isomerase catalytic subunit — protein MRFISFEPIYQQRVWGGRGLESKLGRTLPDEQPYGESWEVVDRPEAQSLLHGGGYDGLTIRQALETASAQIMGPGWDATTPFPILVKWLDCQDRLSLQVHPPADIAPSLGGEPKTENWYVAEADPGAGLIVGLKKGATREEFEQRLKNDTLEECVHRMLVQPGESMFVRSGRLHAIDGGNLILEIQQNSDTTYRVYDWGRVGLDGKPRQLHVEESMKCINFDDFEPETIKPQPGEQTLVESEIFNLTKHELKAGERMEFAANDEPRLLSVTVGGLRDVEDGAEVSTGVNVLLPYNTAFTFVAAEDSVVLITDAFARA, from the coding sequence ATGCGATTCATCTCCTTTGAACCAATTTACCAACAGCGCGTTTGGGGCGGCCGTGGCCTCGAATCCAAACTGGGCCGCACCCTGCCCGACGAGCAGCCCTACGGCGAATCCTGGGAAGTCGTTGACCGCCCGGAGGCCCAGAGCCTGCTGCATGGCGGCGGCTACGATGGCTTGACGATACGCCAGGCACTCGAAACCGCCTCAGCCCAGATCATGGGCCCGGGCTGGGACGCCACGACCCCGTTCCCTATTCTCGTCAAATGGCTGGATTGCCAGGATCGCCTGAGCCTGCAGGTCCACCCACCGGCAGACATCGCCCCCAGCCTGGGCGGCGAGCCAAAGACGGAAAACTGGTATGTCGCCGAGGCCGATCCCGGTGCTGGCCTGATCGTTGGCCTGAAAAAAGGCGCGACCCGTGAGGAGTTCGAGCAACGCCTCAAGAACGACACGCTCGAAGAATGCGTCCACCGCATGCTCGTCCAGCCGGGTGAATCCATGTTTGTCCGCAGCGGCCGCCTGCACGCGATCGACGGCGGTAACCTCATTCTCGAAATCCAGCAAAACTCCGATACGACCTACCGCGTTTACGACTGGGGCCGCGTCGGGCTGGACGGTAAGCCCCGCCAACTGCACGTCGAGGAGTCGATGAAGTGCATCAACTTCGACGACTTCGAGCCGGAGACCATCAAGCCGCAACCCGGCGAACAAACGCTGGTCGAAAGCGAGATTTTCAACCTCACCAAGCACGAGCTCAAGGCCGGCGAACGCATGGAATTTGCCGCCAACGACGAGCCGCGCCTCCTCAGCGTAACCGTCGGCGGCTTGCGCGACGTGGAAGACGGCGCAGAAGTCAGCACTGGCGTGAACGTGCTTTTGCCCTACAATACGGCCTTCACCTTTGTCGCCGCCGAAGACAGCGTCGTGCTGATCACGGATGCCTTTGCCCGCGCTTAA
- a CDS encoding FtsK/SpoIIIE family DNA translocase, giving the protein MAASGKKTKSAPQKKSFAPREKSRPLLGLVVLLVGLFLLVAMIDFEPAQSGQFVAGAEGENTKNLAGEIGATTSTLLLRLFGVVSWLVPVAFIWVSTLLIFKRAHRVRLRLYLSMVVFFLSLTGIAALFDQWGKEPVDSSGGVQVEKVVEAPESSSFPQGMGGLAGRALCNQYTLHYLGDFGNALLLSATTLFSALFLFTDNIGAYFRRRQERAAVRADAKAKELAVLEKQKAREELEAKRAAEAEEKRKSLKKPPSTKKAILADDGPKNPRKPLPAGESILGGPEPAVDDFIPDAKEFDIEAEQFEEEDADDLPPPPPPRAPDKSKETRAPFTLPPRPNSTTPPFKNKDGSTKSPFSKSTTPPFRKIADKNDDGSVVRRVGGITIVESEQTEKADDDRPDRRGDYIFPPMSLLADPPASAKEDPQNYEEMAAQLVQTLEEFNVKVAPAEVLTGPVITRYEVTPAPGVRVEKILNLDKNIALGLKADAVRIIAPVPGKGTVGVEVPNRFPKPVCMKEIVESKSWANAKAEIPVVLGKDVTGKAIVEDLTKMPHMLIAGSTGSGKTVCINAVIASLLYHAGPEDLRFIMVDPKVVEMQVYNDLPHMLIPVVTDPKKVPGALKYLINEMERRYQIFAKVGVRNIAGFNKKLSKDKEEQAKLEALEREQGGDMTPEERAAQATLEVPRDDDIFEIPEKKLPYIVCIIDELADLMMVAPQDIETGVARLAQLARAAGIHLILATQRPSVNVITGVIKANLPTRISFKVASKVDSRTILDQQGAEALIGKGDMLFIPPGTSNLVRAQGAFVSDEEINEIVDYLKEQNGEPEYAEEVQQQIESGGEDGGSSAGGDYDDELVPEAINIIKTHQRASTSFLQRKLKIGYNRAARIMEILEDEGIVGPDNGSSPREILEPMD; this is encoded by the coding sequence ATGGCCGCATCCGGCAAAAAAACTAAATCCGCTCCTCAAAAGAAGTCCTTCGCACCGCGGGAGAAATCACGTCCTTTGCTGGGCTTGGTCGTGCTCCTGGTGGGCTTGTTCCTGCTGGTGGCAATGATTGATTTCGAGCCCGCGCAGTCCGGTCAATTCGTGGCGGGTGCTGAGGGCGAAAACACGAAAAACCTCGCTGGTGAGATCGGCGCAACGACTTCCACGCTGCTCCTGCGTTTGTTTGGCGTGGTGTCCTGGCTCGTGCCGGTGGCCTTCATTTGGGTGTCGACGCTGTTGATCTTTAAGCGGGCACACCGCGTGCGTTTGCGCCTGTATCTTTCGATGGTGGTCTTCTTCCTGTCGTTGACGGGGATTGCCGCGCTCTTTGACCAGTGGGGCAAGGAGCCGGTGGATAGCTCGGGCGGGGTCCAGGTCGAGAAGGTCGTCGAGGCACCGGAGTCGAGCTCGTTCCCGCAGGGCATGGGCGGTCTGGCTGGCCGCGCGCTGTGCAACCAATACACGCTCCATTATTTAGGCGATTTCGGCAATGCGCTGCTCTTGTCTGCGACCACGCTTTTTAGCGCGCTGTTTTTGTTCACGGATAACATTGGGGCCTACTTCCGCCGACGCCAGGAGCGGGCGGCAGTCCGCGCCGACGCCAAAGCCAAGGAGCTGGCCGTGCTCGAGAAACAAAAGGCCCGTGAGGAGCTGGAGGCCAAGCGCGCCGCCGAGGCCGAGGAGAAAAGAAAATCCCTCAAGAAGCCACCTTCGACCAAGAAGGCGATTTTGGCAGACGACGGTCCCAAGAACCCGCGTAAGCCCTTGCCAGCGGGAGAATCGATTTTGGGCGGCCCCGAGCCGGCGGTGGATGACTTTATCCCCGATGCCAAGGAGTTCGACATCGAGGCCGAGCAATTTGAGGAAGAGGATGCGGACGATTTACCACCGCCGCCTCCTCCACGCGCGCCCGACAAGTCGAAGGAAACCCGGGCCCCGTTTACGCTTCCACCGCGGCCCAATAGCACGACGCCGCCCTTTAAGAACAAGGACGGCAGCACGAAGTCGCCCTTTAGTAAATCCACGACGCCACCCTTCCGCAAAATTGCCGATAAAAACGACGACGGCTCCGTGGTGCGCCGCGTGGGCGGCATCACCATTGTCGAAAGTGAGCAGACGGAAAAGGCGGACGACGATCGTCCGGACCGCCGTGGAGATTACATTTTCCCGCCAATGAGCCTGCTGGCCGACCCGCCCGCCAGCGCCAAGGAAGACCCGCAAAATTACGAGGAAATGGCCGCACAGCTCGTCCAGACTCTGGAGGAGTTTAACGTCAAAGTTGCTCCGGCGGAGGTGCTGACTGGTCCCGTGATCACCCGCTATGAAGTGACCCCGGCACCCGGTGTCCGCGTGGAAAAAATTCTGAATCTCGACAAGAACATCGCTCTAGGCCTCAAGGCGGACGCGGTGCGCATCATTGCGCCGGTGCCGGGTAAGGGCACGGTGGGCGTCGAGGTGCCGAACCGCTTCCCCAAGCCGGTCTGCATGAAGGAAATCGTCGAGTCGAAGTCGTGGGCCAACGCCAAGGCGGAAATCCCCGTCGTGCTCGGCAAGGACGTGACGGGCAAGGCGATCGTGGAAGACCTCACCAAGATGCCGCACATGCTCATCGCGGGCTCCACCGGCTCGGGTAAAACGGTATGTATTAATGCGGTTATTGCCTCGCTGCTTTACCACGCGGGGCCCGAGGATTTGCGCTTCATCATGGTCGACCCGAAGGTGGTCGAAATGCAGGTTTACAACGACCTGCCCCACATGTTGATCCCTGTCGTCACCGACCCGAAAAAGGTCCCCGGCGCGCTCAAATACCTGATCAACGAGATGGAGCGCCGCTACCAGATTTTTGCCAAGGTGGGCGTGCGCAACATCGCCGGCTTCAACAAAAAGCTCTCCAAGGACAAGGAGGAGCAGGCCAAGCTGGAAGCGCTGGAGCGCGAGCAGGGCGGCGATATGACGCCCGAAGAGCGCGCCGCGCAGGCCACACTCGAAGTCCCGCGCGATGACGATATTTTTGAGATCCCGGAGAAGAAGCTGCCTTACATTGTCTGCATTATCGACGAGTTGGCCGACTTGATGATGGTGGCTCCGCAGGACATCGAGACCGGCGTCGCCCGCCTGGCGCAGCTCGCGCGCGCGGCTGGTATCCACTTGATTTTGGCCACGCAGCGCCCGTCGGTAAACGTCATTACGGGTGTGATTAAGGCGAACTTGCCGACGCGTATTTCTTTTAAGGTGGCGTCCAAGGTTGACAGCCGCACGATCCTCGACCAGCAGGGTGCTGAGGCGCTCATTGGCAAGGGGGACATGCTCTTTATCCCGCCCGGCACGAGTAATCTGGTCCGCGCACAGGGTGCCTTTGTTTCGGACGAGGAGATCAATGAGATCGTCGACTACCTCAAGGAACAAAACGGCGAGCCCGAATACGCGGAGGAGGTCCAGCAGCAAATCGAATCCGGCGGCGAAGACGGCGGCAGCAGTGCTGGTGGCGACTACGACGACGAACTGGTCCCCGAAGCGATCAACATTATTAAAACACATCAGCGCGCCTCGACGTCCTTCCTGCAGCGTAAGCTCAAGATCGGCTACAATCGCGCCGCGCGCATCATGGAAATCCTCGAAGACGAGGGCATCGTCGGTCCGGACAACGGCTCCAGCCCGCGCGAAATCCTCGAGCCCATGGATTAA
- a CDS encoding helix-turn-helix domain-containing protein — protein sequence MPNIGDRLEEARKRQGVSIREASEATKIRGDLLLSLENNNFDFDLPDVYKRGFLKLYARYLKLDTDKIMADFEAAMLGRSKHKRSDSREFFGRMDLPERTTPLGSSESTPPFGDHEEPKNPESKPAERMEQQADTSLYWKVGIIFVAVFVIFSLLTLLVQSIFSSDPEETDPGTETTITDNSGGGPGNSAAANAPMNVVLIGLGDTSVVVNTVNGGERIREASGSLEAGEDIPFTANGPIMIVASNIENIAVRINGREYRADGMSGLGRWYFKETGPYNP from the coding sequence ATGCCGAACATCGGGGACAGATTAGAAGAAGCGCGCAAGCGACAGGGGGTTTCCATTAGGGAGGCCTCGGAGGCCACCAAAATCCGGGGTGACCTGTTATTGTCGTTGGAAAACAACAATTTCGACTTCGACCTGCCCGATGTTTACAAGCGCGGCTTCCTCAAGCTCTACGCGCGCTACCTCAAGCTCGACACCGACAAAATCATGGCGGACTTCGAGGCCGCGATGCTCGGGCGCAGCAAGCACAAGCGCAGCGATTCGCGCGAATTCTTTGGCCGGATGGACCTCCCCGAGCGCACGACGCCGCTGGGTAGCAGTGAGTCCACGCCCCCCTTTGGGGATCACGAGGAGCCGAAGAACCCGGAGTCCAAGCCCGCCGAGCGCATGGAACAGCAGGCCGACACCTCACTTTATTGGAAGGTCGGCATCATATTCGTGGCGGTATTCGTCATCTTCAGTTTGCTGACCCTGCTTGTGCAGTCGATTTTCTCCAGCGACCCGGAAGAGACCGACCCGGGCACCGAGACCACCATCACGGATAACAGTGGCGGTGGTCCAGGTAATAGCGCCGCCGCGAACGCGCCGATGAACGTTGTCCTGATCGGCTTGGGCGACACCAGCGTGGTGGTCAACACCGTCAACGGCGGCGAGCGCATCCGCGAGGCTTCCGGTTCACTCGAAGCCGGCGAAGACATCCCCTTTACAGCGAATGGCCCGATCATGATCGTGGCCTCCAACATCGAAAACATCGCTGTGCGCATCAATGGCCGCGAGTACCGCGCCGATGGGATGAGCGGTTTGGGCCGCTGGTATTTTAAAGAGACCGGCCCGTATAATCCGTAG